In Rhizobium sp. WSM4643, the following are encoded in one genomic region:
- a CDS encoding ArsR/SmtB family transcription factor, with product MSNTDPFSAIADPNRRFLLEELRRAPRTVNELAEGLPISRPAVSQHLKALLDSNLVSVTSEGTKRIYTVNNRGFDKLNLWLDQFWA from the coding sequence ATGTCGAACACCGACCCTTTCTCTGCGATTGCCGATCCGAACCGGCGGTTTCTGCTGGAGGAATTGCGTCGCGCGCCACGGACGGTCAACGAGCTTGCCGAAGGCCTGCCGATCAGCCGTCCAGCTGTTTCACAGCACCTGAAGGCGCTTCTCGACAGCAATCTCGTCTCCGTGACATCGGAAGGCACCAAACGCATCTATACGGTCAACAACCGCGGCTTCGACAAGCTCAATTTATGGCTGGATCAGTTCTGGGCCTGA
- a CDS encoding YdcH family protein, which yields MADQEQAEIRLIVARLRQEHEDFDAAINAMIQTGCDALRIQRMKKKKLVIKDRLSKLEDQIIPDIIA from the coding sequence ATGGCCGATCAGGAACAGGCGGAAATCAGGCTCATAGTGGCGCGCCTGCGTCAGGAGCACGAGGATTTCGATGCCGCGATCAACGCCATGATCCAGACCGGATGCGATGCACTGCGGATCCAGCGAATGAAAAAGAAAAAACTTGTCATCAAGGACAGGCTCTCCAAGCTGGAAGATCAGATCATTCCTGACATCATCGCCTGA
- a CDS encoding YdcH family protein, producing the protein MTVQAHLESLQKKHVALEEELHALRTSPSISDTELAECKRRKLRIKDEIQRLKSSVH; encoded by the coding sequence ATGACTGTTCAAGCTCATCTTGAGTCACTCCAGAAAAAGCATGTCGCTCTCGAGGAGGAGTTGCACGCGCTCAGAACATCTCCCTCTATTTCCGATACGGAACTTGCCGAATGCAAGCGCCGCAAGCTGCGCATCAAGGACGAGATTCAGCGTCTTAAATCATCCGTCCACTAA
- the purE gene encoding 5-(carboxyamino)imidazole ribonucleotide mutase, protein MTDRPPVAIIMGSQSDWETMKNAADTLEALEIPYDARIISAHRTVDRLVNFAKGARAEGFKVIIAGAGGAAHLPGMTAAMTPLPVFGVPVQSKALSGQDSLLSIVQMPAGIPVGTLAIGKAGAVNAALLAAAVLALSDEEIADRLDEWRERQSAAVAEYPMDNL, encoded by the coding sequence ATGACAGACAGACCACCCGTCGCCATCATCATGGGCAGCCAGTCCGACTGGGAGACCATGAAAAACGCCGCCGACACGCTGGAGGCGCTGGAAATTCCCTATGACGCGCGCATTATTTCGGCGCACCGCACAGTGGACCGGCTGGTCAATTTCGCCAAGGGCGCACGCGCGGAGGGCTTCAAGGTCATCATCGCCGGTGCCGGCGGCGCCGCCCACCTGCCGGGCATGACCGCCGCGATGACACCGCTGCCGGTTTTCGGCGTGCCGGTCCAGTCGAAAGCCCTGTCCGGCCAGGACAGTCTTCTTTCCATCGTGCAGATGCCGGCCGGTATTCCCGTGGGCACGCTTGCCATCGGCAAGGCCGGCGCGGTCAACGCCGCGCTTCTCGCCGCTGCCGTACTTGCCCTTTCCGACGAAGAAATCGCCGACCGGCTCGACGAATGGCGCGAGCGCCAGAGTGCTGCCGTCGCCGAATACCCGATGGACAACCTATGA
- a CDS encoding thiamine phosphate synthase, translating into MTEPENRCRLVLIVPDIADADEQAKVVADALKGGDVASVIVPQYGLDDGSFQKHAEKLVPLIQDAGAAALIAGDSRVAGRAKADGLHISGNVAALSEAIDKHAPKLIIGGGNAADRHHALEIGEARPDYIFFGKLDGDIKPEAHPKNLALGEWWASMIEIPCIVMGGTDPASALAVAETGAEFVALRLAVFAEPARAPSVVAEINALLDEKAPRFED; encoded by the coding sequence ATGACCGAACCGGAAAACCGCTGCCGCCTTGTGCTCATCGTACCCGATATCGCCGATGCCGATGAACAGGCAAAGGTCGTCGCCGACGCGCTGAAGGGCGGCGATGTCGCTTCGGTGATCGTGCCGCAATATGGGCTTGACGACGGCAGCTTCCAGAAACATGCCGAAAAGCTGGTGCCATTGATTCAGGATGCTGGAGCAGCCGCGCTGATTGCAGGCGACAGCCGTGTTGCAGGCCGGGCAAAGGCCGACGGCTTGCACATTTCCGGCAATGTAGCGGCGCTTTCGGAAGCGATCGACAAACATGCGCCGAAGCTGATCATCGGCGGCGGCAACGCGGCCGACCGGCACCATGCGTTGGAGATCGGCGAAGCCAGGCCGGACTATATCTTCTTCGGCAAGCTCGATGGCGACATCAAGCCGGAGGCGCATCCGAAGAACCTTGCGCTCGGCGAATGGTGGGCCTCGATGATCGAGATCCCCTGCATCGTCATGGGTGGCACCGATCCGGCCTCGGCGCTCGCCGTCGCCGAGACCGGAGCGGAGTTCGTGGCGCTGCGGCTGGCGGTCTTCGCCGAGCCCGCCCGGGCACCGTCTGTCGTCGCCGAGATCAATGCGTTGCTTGACGAAAAAGCGCCACGGTTTGAGGATTGA
- a CDS encoding STAS domain-containing protein, whose product MDTQKQYYESINLQDVLSIRNVSELYSKLSDEFHNRDAIIISIPEGAQADLSFIQLIESSRRQAKVKGKTFELSLPASGSVLKVLERAGFIESFDREDAKFWLHKEVTL is encoded by the coding sequence TTGGATACTCAGAAGCAATATTACGAATCTATAAATTTACAGGACGTGCTCAGCATTCGTAACGTGTCCGAACTATATTCCAAGCTTAGCGACGAATTTCATAACCGCGATGCAATCATCATCAGCATTCCCGAAGGCGCACAAGCGGATCTGAGTTTCATTCAACTCATCGAGTCCTCGCGTCGCCAAGCAAAGGTTAAGGGAAAGACGTTCGAGCTTTCTTTGCCGGCCAGCGGCTCGGTCCTGAAAGTACTTGAGCGCGCAGGTTTCATCGAATCCTTCGATCGCGAAGACGCAAAGTTCTGGTTGCATAAAGAGGTGACGTTATGA
- a CDS encoding sulfite exporter TauE/SafE family protein encodes MPQDLSFYYAAVPAVLLVGLAKGGMGDALSLIGLPFLALVVSPVEAAAILLPILVFMDMISLVIWRKHGDWATLKIMLPGAVFGIALGWATSALVPGNMLRIVIGAVTILFCLRYFWNNFGPGAGKVIPPRGQRPMAASLWGTFSGYGSFVAHAGGAPFQIYALPLKLQPREYTGTSVRFFAILNAIKLIPYFALGQLDTQNLATSATLLPFAPLATIAGAWCVRRMKPQIFYPFMYAMALIAAFLIVREGLGW; translated from the coding sequence ATGCCGCAGGATTTGTCATTCTACTACGCCGCCGTGCCCGCCGTTCTGCTGGTAGGCCTCGCAAAGGGCGGCATGGGCGACGCTTTGTCGCTGATCGGCTTGCCCTTCCTCGCCCTTGTCGTCTCGCCGGTCGAGGCGGCGGCGATCCTGCTGCCGATCCTGGTCTTCATGGACATGATCTCGCTCGTCATCTGGCGCAAGCATGGCGACTGGGCGACGCTGAAGATCATGCTGCCGGGCGCCGTCTTCGGCATTGCGCTGGGCTGGGCGACCTCGGCGCTGGTTCCGGGCAACATGCTGCGCATCGTCATCGGCGCGGTGACCATCCTCTTCTGCCTGCGCTATTTCTGGAACAATTTCGGCCCGGGCGCCGGCAAGGTGATCCCGCCGCGCGGCCAGCGACCGATGGCCGCCAGCCTCTGGGGGACATTTTCCGGTTACGGCAGCTTCGTTGCTCATGCCGGCGGTGCGCCCTTCCAGATCTATGCCCTGCCGCTCAAATTGCAGCCACGCGAATATACCGGCACCAGCGTGCGCTTCTTCGCGATCCTCAACGCCATCAAGCTGATCCCCTATTTCGCGCTCGGCCAGCTCGACACCCAGAATCTTGCGACCTCAGCGACGCTTCTGCCCTTTGCCCCGCTCGCCACCATTGCCGGCGCCTGGTGCGTGCGCCGCATGAAGCCACAGATCTTCTATCCCTTCATGTATGCGATGGCGCTGATCGCCGCCTTCCTGATCGTGCGTGAGGGCCTTGGCTGGTAA
- a CDS encoding response regulator, translating to MSASILTVDDSASIRLTTKVTLTNAGYRVTEAVNGAEGLATAKGSSFDLIVTDLNMPVMDGLTMIEELRKLPAQAGVPIIFLTTESDADLKARAKAAGATGWLTKPFDPESLVKIVKKVLGR from the coding sequence ATGAGTGCAAGTATCCTGACTGTCGACGATTCCGCCAGCATTCGTCTGACCACCAAGGTCACGCTGACCAATGCCGGCTATCGCGTCACCGAGGCAGTCAACGGGGCAGAGGGCCTCGCGACGGCGAAGGGCAGCAGCTTCGATCTGATCGTGACCGATCTGAACATGCCTGTCATGGACGGGCTGACGATGATCGAGGAACTGCGCAAGCTGCCGGCCCAGGCCGGCGTTCCGATCATCTTCCTGACGACGGAATCGGACGCCGATCTCAAGGCGCGCGCCAAGGCCGCCGGCGCGACGGGCTGGCTGACCAAGCCGTTCGACCCGGAAAGCCTGGTGAAGATCGTGAAGAAGGTTCTTGGACGATGA
- a CDS encoding chemotaxis protein CheW: MSATAIAERFDNHWSYAEEVEVLTFDLNGETFALEAVIVQEILDLLPETAVPGSQPFVASVINFRGKVIPLADLRLAFGMEATEATIDSRIIVIEIDLQGEQTLVGLRTDKVNEVTTLAKSASEAPPSIGMRWRADYINCLVKRGGEFIILPNLQAIFSSRHNAAGAAS, from the coding sequence ATGAGTGCAACAGCCATAGCCGAACGATTTGACAATCACTGGAGCTATGCCGAGGAAGTCGAGGTCCTGACCTTCGATCTCAACGGCGAAACCTTTGCGCTGGAAGCCGTCATCGTTCAGGAAATCCTGGACCTGCTTCCCGAGACCGCGGTGCCGGGCAGCCAGCCCTTCGTCGCCAGCGTCATCAACTTTCGCGGCAAGGTCATTCCGCTCGCCGATCTGCGTCTCGCCTTCGGGATGGAAGCAACGGAGGCGACGATCGACAGCCGCATCATCGTCATCGAGATCGATCTGCAGGGCGAGCAGACGCTCGTCGGCCTCAGAACCGATAAGGTGAACGAGGTGACGACACTTGCAAAGTCCGCGAGCGAGGCGCCGCCGAGCATCGGCATGCGCTGGCGCGCCGACTACATCAACTGCCTGGTGAAGAGGGGCGGAGAATTCATCATTCTCCCTAATCTGCAGGCGATTTTTTCATCGAGGCACAATGCGGCAGGAGCCGCCAGCTGA
- a CDS encoding chemotaxis protein CheA — protein sequence MSTLDPVAVFRTEAAECLEAIEAGLLDLTHQLDNKDLVDAVFRGLHTLKGSGAMFGFEALAAFTHHCETAFDRVRKGEVSATSELVAAVLAAQDHMRALVDQPDADHGNIGHKLLAQLQAAVGGKEAAPAAVLVPAAVREAPAKKNSWRIRFSLPANSMANGTNPLGLLDELRDLGECTVRANTSAIPALDELTPTDLHISWDVTLTSEQDRSAIDDVFIFVLDDMELSVEEIDGPTAAVVAPADEKAAPAPVAAASAAPVPPAAVPEFRPVEAVPAKREAPAAVSQAKAAENVRVPAERLDELMDRVGELVIAQSRLSQLASASTDIALRSVSEEIERLSGELRDTMMVLRMVPVATLFSRFRRLVHDLARETGKVIELVTEGESTEVDKTVIERLADPLVHLVRNSIDHGLETPGDRLASGKVEAGTVTLSARQAGGEVIISIKDDGRGINRERVRAKAESSGLIQAGQPLSDSELLQLIFAPGFSTAAAITNLSGRGVGMDVVKKTVEALRGAIDIVSVPGQGSEVSLRIPLTLAIIDGLLVRVGSGRYVIPLSAVEECLELSLEEDLRSRGRSFISLRDSLVPFLRLRDLFRTGTKPDVHQKVVVISTGTERVGLVVDQIIGDHQTVIKSMSKLHNNVATFSGATILGDGSVALILDVGHLVAAGQQQEAQLRVAG from the coding sequence ATGAGTACGCTCGATCCCGTCGCCGTATTCCGCACGGAGGCCGCCGAATGCCTCGAAGCGATCGAGGCCGGTCTTCTCGACCTGACTCACCAGCTCGACAACAAGGATCTTGTCGACGCCGTGTTCCGCGGGCTCCACACGCTCAAGGGCTCCGGCGCGATGTTTGGCTTCGAGGCGCTCGCCGCCTTCACCCATCATTGCGAAACAGCCTTCGATCGCGTCCGCAAGGGTGAGGTTTCGGCGACCAGCGAACTCGTCGCCGCCGTCCTTGCCGCTCAGGACCATATGCGCGCCCTCGTCGACCAGCCGGACGCCGATCATGGCAATATTGGGCATAAGCTGCTGGCGCAGTTGCAGGCCGCCGTCGGCGGCAAGGAAGCGGCGCCGGCCGCTGTTCTAGTACCCGCAGCCGTGCGCGAGGCACCGGCGAAGAAGAACAGCTGGCGCATCCGCTTTAGCCTGCCCGCCAATTCGATGGCCAACGGCACCAACCCGCTCGGTCTGCTGGACGAGCTGCGCGATCTCGGCGAATGCACCGTGCGCGCCAATACCTCGGCCATTCCGGCCCTCGACGAGCTCACTCCGACGGATCTCCATATTTCCTGGGATGTGACGCTGACCAGCGAGCAGGACCGTTCGGCGATCGACGACGTCTTCATCTTCGTGCTCGATGACATGGAACTCAGTGTCGAGGAGATCGACGGGCCGACAGCGGCAGTCGTTGCTCCGGCTGATGAAAAGGCAGCCCCTGCGCCTGTCGCCGCGGCATCGGCGGCGCCCGTTCCGCCGGCGGCCGTCCCGGAATTCCGTCCTGTCGAGGCGGTTCCGGCCAAGCGCGAGGCGCCCGCCGCCGTCAGCCAGGCGAAGGCGGCCGAGAATGTCCGCGTTCCGGCCGAACGTCTCGACGAGCTGATGGATCGCGTCGGCGAGCTCGTCATCGCCCAATCGCGCCTCAGCCAGCTCGCCAGCGCCAGCACCGATATCGCGCTACGCTCCGTTTCGGAAGAAATCGAACGTCTCTCCGGCGAATTGCGCGACACGATGATGGTGTTGCGCATGGTGCCGGTCGCCACCCTGTTCTCCCGTTTCCGCCGCCTCGTCCATGATCTCGCCCGCGAGACCGGCAAGGTGATCGAACTGGTGACGGAGGGCGAGAGCACGGAAGTCGACAAAACAGTCATCGAGCGTCTGGCCGATCCGCTAGTACATCTGGTGCGCAACTCGATCGATCACGGCCTCGAAACGCCCGGCGATCGCCTTGCCTCCGGCAAGGTCGAAGCCGGCACGGTGACGCTTTCGGCCCGCCAGGCCGGCGGCGAAGTGATCATCTCGATCAAGGACGACGGCCGCGGCATCAATCGTGAACGGGTTCGCGCCAAGGCGGAATCCTCCGGCCTCATCCAGGCCGGCCAGCCGCTTTCCGACTCCGAGCTGCTGCAGCTGATCTTCGCCCCTGGCTTCTCGACGGCTGCCGCGATCACCAATCTGTCCGGCCGCGGGGTCGGCATGGACGTGGTGAAGAAGACGGTCGAAGCGCTCCGCGGCGCGATCGACATTGTCAGCGTGCCGGGACAGGGTTCGGAAGTGTCGCTGCGCATTCCGCTGACGCTCGCCATCATCGACGGGCTGCTGGTGCGCGTCGGTTCCGGCCGCTACGTCATCCCGCTCTCGGCGGTCGAGGAATGCCTCGAACTGTCGCTCGAGGAAGATCTCCGCTCGCGCGGCCGCAGCTTCATCTCGCTGCGCGACAGCCTGGTGCCGTTCCTGCGCCTGCGCGATCTCTTCCGCACCGGCACCAAGCCCGACGTGCACCAGAAGGTCGTCGTCATATCCACAGGCACGGAGCGCGTCGGTCTCGTCGTCGACCAGATCATCGGCGACCACCAGACGGTCATCAAGTCGATGTCGAAACTGCACAATAACGTTGCGACCTTCTCGGGCGCGACCATTCTCGGCGACGGCAGCGTCGCTCTCATTCTCGACGTCGGGCACCTGGTTGCCGCGGGTCAGCAACAGGAGGCGCAATTGCGTGTAGCAGGATGA
- a CDS encoding tetratricopeptide repeat protein encodes MPIPPVRFLKYILASMAVLVAAGPDVVLAQAPDSVVSQPGTAPASTFRTDRPSASGAGPSDGVGVFDRMGAKLPDLPPEKDYKGPIDEAYGAFQRGYYLTAMEKALPRAQLGDPAAQTLIGEILSQGLGVKKDVKNAAFWYGKAAEGGDPAAMFKYALILMEGEGVPRDKVKADDYMRKAAEAGNPSAEFNWAQLLIADNPGDKGLKLALPFYEKSAEQGIADSQYAVAQIYATLKDLPEEKKKLAREWMVRAARAGFDTAQLDLGIWLVNGVGGPKDYVKGFEWLKLAANGGNVAAQNKLAHLYINAIGTPPNPIEAAKWYVLSRRAGLADPALEDFYLGIEEDQQKAAIEAANKFRRR; translated from the coding sequence ATGCCGATCCCACCCGTCCGCTTCCTGAAATATATCCTTGCCAGCATGGCCGTCCTCGTTGCGGCCGGACCGGATGTCGTCTTGGCGCAGGCGCCGGACAGCGTCGTCAGCCAGCCGGGCACGGCGCCGGCTTCGACCTTCCGCACCGACCGGCCTTCCGCCTCGGGCGCGGGGCCCTCCGATGGCGTCGGCGTGTTCGACCGCATGGGCGCGAAGCTGCCCGATCTGCCGCCGGAGAAGGATTACAAGGGGCCGATCGACGAGGCTTACGGCGCCTTCCAGCGCGGTTATTACCTGACGGCAATGGAAAAGGCGCTACCGCGCGCCCAACTCGGTGATCCGGCGGCGCAGACACTGATCGGCGAAATCCTGTCGCAAGGCCTCGGCGTCAAGAAAGACGTGAAGAATGCTGCCTTCTGGTACGGCAAGGCGGCAGAAGGTGGCGATCCGGCGGCAATGTTCAAATATGCACTGATCCTGATGGAAGGCGAGGGCGTGCCGCGTGATAAGGTCAAGGCCGACGACTACATGCGCAAGGCGGCCGAGGCCGGCAATCCTTCGGCGGAATTCAACTGGGCGCAGCTTCTCATCGCCGACAATCCCGGCGACAAGGGACTGAAGCTCGCACTGCCGTTCTATGAGAAATCGGCCGAGCAGGGCATTGCCGATTCGCAATATGCCGTGGCGCAGATCTATGCGACGCTGAAAGACCTGCCGGAGGAAAAGAAGAAGCTCGCCCGCGAGTGGATGGTACGCGCGGCGCGCGCCGGCTTCGACACGGCCCAGCTCGATCTCGGCATCTGGCTGGTCAACGGCGTCGGCGGGCCGAAGGATTACGTCAAGGGTTTCGAATGGCTGAAACTTGCCGCCAATGGCGGCAATGTCGCTGCGCAGAACAAACTCGCCCATCTCTATATCAATGCCATCGGCACGCCGCCCAATCCGATCGAGGCGGCGAAGTGGTACGTGCTGTCGCGCCGGGCCGGGCTCGCCGATCCGGCGCTCGAGGATTTCTACCTCGGCATCGAGGAGGATCAGCAGAAGGCGGCGATCGAGGCTGCCAACAAATTCCGGCGGCGTTAG
- a CDS encoding chemotaxis protein: MAHALVSPNAAAYTSGWDISQTLESARGQVEERFLEGGTVLLSVMDVLNRLLSSLENVTTALDNKEASDTGADLRATVASLTALPITEEGRQQALVSLAHTGRELRKHVADMQETMRYLRTFAVTVKITGAGIAEFAGFAQEILERIYSGTDEVNRFAAHLDSLDKEVKLAASFGASVSKGYADTVPAVAGALRDDAAKIAEHRKDLGVIAREVGAIARAVQSKVASTLSALQIGDITRQRIEHVQATFSLLEDFFAGEDGAKLDAGARRRLQNVIHHLTAAQMSDMCANFQRDSENVVKTIASFDHDMREILRLRDQMSGESGGAGGNFMRALESSVSAAHEIVKQVDAASRQADHVSQSTIGTAAKLSEAIGNIRAVKTDIHYMALNTNLRCSRLGEEGRSINVVTAELRIFAGKLDDSADAIVNGLPALEAAAGRVAPATDAGAGNLGESLTSAVGNIRSAANLMENELKVLAENGREVATKISLLIGKLDFQHDLGEVLAGCADLLEGVAGTDVADISDLAEMIAPLDRKIFKHYTMVQERNIHRDVIPASEGSTPALAEMAKVENDEDLFADALF, translated from the coding sequence GTGGCACACGCTCTGGTATCGCCGAACGCTGCAGCCTACACATCAGGATGGGACATCAGCCAGACCCTGGAATCCGCCCGCGGCCAGGTCGAGGAACGTTTCCTCGAAGGCGGCACCGTGCTGCTGTCGGTTATGGATGTTCTCAACCGCTTGCTGAGCTCGCTCGAGAACGTCACCACGGCGCTCGACAATAAAGAGGCGAGCGACACCGGCGCCGATCTCCGGGCCACGGTGGCGAGCCTGACGGCGCTGCCGATCACTGAGGAAGGCCGCCAACAGGCGCTCGTCTCGCTGGCGCATACCGGTAGGGAGCTGCGCAAGCACGTCGCTGACATGCAGGAGACGATGCGTTATCTCAGAACCTTCGCAGTAACCGTGAAGATCACCGGCGCCGGCATTGCCGAATTCGCCGGCTTCGCGCAGGAGATTCTGGAGCGTATCTATTCCGGCACCGATGAGGTCAACCGTTTCGCCGCACACCTCGACAGTCTCGATAAGGAGGTCAAACTCGCCGCCTCCTTTGGCGCCAGCGTTTCCAAGGGTTACGCCGATACCGTTCCGGCCGTCGCCGGGGCCTTGCGTGATGACGCCGCCAAGATCGCCGAACACCGCAAGGATCTCGGCGTCATAGCGCGCGAGGTCGGCGCGATTGCCCGCGCCGTGCAGAGCAAGGTCGCCTCGACGCTGTCTGCCCTGCAGATCGGCGATATCACTCGCCAGCGTATCGAGCATGTACAGGCCACTTTTTCGCTGCTTGAAGATTTCTTTGCTGGCGAGGATGGCGCAAAGCTCGACGCTGGCGCGCGCCGGCGCCTCCAGAACGTCATTCACCATCTGACTGCAGCGCAGATGAGCGACATGTGTGCAAATTTTCAGCGGGATTCTGAGAACGTCGTCAAGACGATCGCGAGTTTCGACCACGATATGCGGGAGATCCTCAGGCTGCGCGATCAGATGAGCGGTGAGAGCGGCGGGGCCGGCGGTAACTTCATGCGCGCGCTGGAATCCAGCGTTTCGGCCGCCCATGAAATCGTCAAGCAGGTCGACGCGGCAAGCCGTCAGGCCGACCATGTCAGCCAATCGACGATCGGCACGGCCGCCAAGCTCTCCGAAGCGATCGGCAACATCCGCGCCGTCAAGACCGACATTCACTATATGGCTTTGAATACCAACCTGCGCTGCAGCCGCCTCGGTGAAGAAGGCAGGTCGATCAACGTCGTCACCGCCGAGCTGCGCATTTTTGCCGGCAAGCTCGACGATTCCGCCGACGCCATCGTCAATGGCCTGCCGGCGCTCGAAGCCGCGGCCGGGCGCGTCGCCCCCGCCACTGACGCCGGAGCCGGCAACCTGGGAGAGAGCCTGACATCGGCCGTCGGCAACATCCGCTCTGCAGCCAACCTGATGGAAAACGAGCTGAAGGTGCTCGCCGAGAACGGTCGCGAGGTCGCCACCAAGATCAGCCTGCTGATCGGCAAGCTCGATTTCCAGCATGACCTCGGCGAAGTCCTTGCCGGCTGCGCCGATCTGCTCGAAGGCGTCGCCGGCACCGATGTCGCCGATATTTCCGATCTCGCCGAGATGATCGCGCCGCTCGACCGCAAGATCTTCAAGCACTATACGATGGTCCAGGAGCGCAACATTCATCGCGACGTCATCCCGGCAAGCGAGGGCAGCACCCCTGCTCTCGCCGAGATGGCCAAAGTCGAAAATGACGAGGATCTTTTCGCCGACGCGCTTTTCTAA
- a CDS encoding methyl-accepting chemotaxis protein, whose protein sequence is MRLTIKTKLVTAFTFIILMLMGTAAYGIVSLGSLNDTIGNLLAGPAARLDLAQQINIAQLEAIRQQKNLLTARTADETAGAIAKGDQARKDFTDAFGQVLALATEEGKARWARIAELSKTFNAADDQIRDYVKAGNAEGANTISVTAARAAANDIDSTLNEILALEKQRMEAADDGAEAQYTTTRTMMVAVAAVALLVAAVTAFWIASTISKGLSRANTVVREVSEGDLTKMANITSRDEIGELLGNVNTMIERLRGVVADALSAADNVSSGSQELSASSEQVSQGATEQAASAEEASASMEQMAANIKQNADNAAQTEKIARQSAKDAEMSGEAVTRAVDAMRTIAQKIGIVQEIARQTDLLALNAAVEAARAGEHGKGFAVVASEVRKLAERSQSAAAEISAMSSDTVKAAADAGDMLGRLVPDIRKTAELVSEISAACREQDIGAAQINEAIQQLDKVTQQNAGASEQMSATSEELASQAEELQTSIAFFKVDTASHRQHRVPAAKVTVRSPASAAARKPAPKKPAANSVAGQQARAKGFALDLSMGGPDDGDAEFKESA, encoded by the coding sequence ATGCGATTGACAATCAAGACAAAATTGGTGACCGCGTTCACCTTCATCATCCTCATGCTCATGGGCACCGCTGCCTACGGCATCGTCAGCCTTGGATCGCTGAACGACACAATCGGCAATCTCCTCGCTGGTCCGGCAGCCCGTCTCGACCTCGCCCAGCAAATCAACATTGCCCAGCTCGAGGCCATCCGCCAGCAGAAGAACCTGCTCACCGCCCGCACTGCCGACGAAACGGCGGGTGCGATCGCCAAGGGCGATCAGGCCCGCAAGGACTTTACCGATGCCTTCGGCCAGGTGCTGGCGCTGGCAACGGAAGAAGGCAAGGCGCGCTGGGCGCGCATCGCCGAACTTTCCAAGACCTTCAATGCGGCTGACGATCAGATCCGCGACTATGTGAAGGCCGGCAATGCCGAAGGCGCAAATACCATTTCCGTGACGGCTGCGCGGGCCGCTGCCAACGATATCGACTCGACGCTCAACGAAATCTTGGCGCTTGAAAAACAGCGTATGGAGGCTGCCGACGACGGCGCCGAAGCACAGTACACGACGACTCGCACAATGATGGTTGCCGTCGCCGCTGTCGCCCTGCTGGTTGCCGCCGTTACCGCTTTCTGGATCGCCAGCACGATCAGCAAAGGCCTCAGCCGGGCCAACACCGTGGTTCGCGAAGTGTCGGAAGGCGATCTGACGAAAATGGCCAACATCACCAGCCGCGACGAAATCGGCGAGCTTCTCGGCAACGTCAACACGATGATCGAACGCTTGCGCGGCGTTGTCGCCGACGCACTGTCGGCCGCTGACAATGTCTCATCCGGCAGCCAGGAACTTTCGGCCAGTTCGGAACAAGTATCGCAGGGCGCAACCGAACAGGCCGCTTCGGCCGAAGAGGCTTCCGCCTCGATGGAGCAGATGGCCGCCAATATCAAGCAGAACGCCGACAATGCGGCCCAGACCGAAAAGATCGCCCGCCAGTCGGCCAAGGACGCGGAGATGAGCGGTGAAGCGGTGACGCGTGCGGTCGACGCCATGCGCACGATCGCCCAGAAGATCGGCATCGTCCAGGAGATCGCCCGCCAGACGGATCTGCTGGCCTTGAACGCCGCCGTTGAAGCCGCTCGCGCGGGTGAACACGGCAAGGGATTTGCAGTGGTCGCCTCGGAGGTGCGCAAGCTTGCCGAACGCAGTCAGTCGGCCGCAGCGGAAATCAGCGCGATGTCGAGCGACACGGTCAAAGCTGCCGCCGATGCCGGCGACATGCTCGGCCGGCTGGTGCCCGACATCCGCAAGACGGCGGAATTGGTCTCCGAGATCAGTGCGGCCTGCCGCGAGCAGGATATCGGCGCTGCGCAGATCAACGAGGCGATCCAGCAGCTCGACAAGGTGACGCAGCAGAATGCCGGTGCTTCCGAGCAGATGTCGGCAACATCCGAGGAGCTCGCCTCCCAGGCCGAAGAACTGCAGACGTCGATCGCCTTCTTCAAGGTCGATACGGCAAGCCATCGTCAGCATCGCGTGCCGGCCGCCAAGGTCACGGTCCGCAGTCCTGCTTCCGCCGCCGCCCGCAAGCCTGCGCCCAAGAAACCGGCCGCCAACAGCGTCGCCGGCCAGCAGGCGCGGGCGAAGGGCTTCGCTCTCGATCTCTCGATGGGCGGTCCCGATGATGGGGACGCCGAATTCAAGGAAAGCGCATGA